One window of Paenibacillus albicereus genomic DNA carries:
- a CDS encoding GH36-type glycosyl hydrolase domain-containing protein: protein MTTMDLIIKAARELALTHDTARGRSPVRQRKALGRQLASMTGFADRLRASGEDGCVQPAAEWLLDHAEFIQEQGYHAEQELRQGGLSRLPWIRRSGHTRAEAVCDGYLDAVSGQYDPASFRTYLDAYQDASVLSIAETWALPLALRCCLFRRLSEVFREVEQRHDACMAAERILRAALSATGRPDPLTVTEALDRAGRDIALSGAVVAQLVSRLREWADDSEEVRRWLLLRLDNGSDSLARLNAFETRLQASYQMQAGRLIGSLRAAERTPWERLLEELSVTERVLRGEASGMYPRLDAESRATLRGAAARTAARLGLPEKLVAEHAVRLAGEALAQAQEQPAGAGLELQALGRPAGRDGAGPATAGGGRLPADDAPHEPSGAEAPPASAAQLGRQEDPAAGLPPRAAYSAYYLLEPEGRHRLCSEICSSVRSRRLPETGLLRRRSAVYLALLAGLFAVCAAVLLLLVRGASMEAWTAWTWLGAALLLLLPASEWAVTLLHGTIGRTMPTRPLLRYDFAEGVAEGASTLIVIPVIWSTREEVRQLARRLELHYLANRDDRFHFALLGDFPDAGEEHADEDAGLVELAAGEIRRLNRKYGRAGGTTFHLLQRRRVWNEAEGVWMGWERKRGKVVELARLLAGEDGTTYAYRESDASVYGRIAYVITLDADTQLPIGSAQRMVGTMHLPYNAPRLNAAGTRVKEGYAVLQPRVAISSDSASSSRLAALWAGTPGIDPYAFAVSDPYQDGVGEGIFTGKGIFHAGLFRRLLSDRIPDNTVLSHDLLEGGFLRGGLLSDIELVDSHPASLRAWQLRLHRWVRGDWQLLCWLKRQVRDCAGTPRPVDLGPITRWQIVDNLRRSLAPPALYLIALLAPLLSAGSRAALLAAALLTALLPVLQALAAPAYVLRHPGRLGAAVLQSALLLVLLPYQTALMADAIARTLYRTGISRRRLLEWKSAADIERASDRRLLAFRASGSLLALLVPAVAWLAAAPAGLLALSAALAAAWLAAPLAALLLNGRPSEQQPRLQAEDRQELRALAASIWSYYADFAGEEDHWLPPDNVQLEPDRGVARRTSPTNIGLMLACTVTARDFGFISSGEMVERMSRTMDSLERMERWHGHLFNWYDTSTLQPLHPRYVSTVDSGNLVAYLIAAKAGVEEYASRESGPWTEQGARLAERLDAFAAQTDFRPLYNSEAQLLALGYHADQDRRDDILYDLLASEARQASFLAIAQGQLPASHWFRLGRSLTVVGRRPALLSWSGTMFEYLMPALLMRTYRGSLWDSTYRAVVQRQKDYARAKDVPYGISESGYYAFDYDMNYQYRAFGVPGLGFQRGLDKELVLAPYAAVMALPWDPVEGMDNLKRFERMGARGKYGFYEAVDLQPSRLPDGDGFRVVHSFMAHHQGMSLMTLGNLLLDDSMVDRFHADPRVQAAELLLQERLPDKATVIAPQALRSGASRTAPAEESRGARTFEHPVTAVPEVCVLSNGSFTSFVTADGSGQLRSDGLSFTRWREDALEPAYGPAVYIRDLSGGLFWSPSFYPVGSEGSGASASFRLDRAEFKRSEGGVSCEMAIVVAPEHAAEIRTLTLENASRETRLLEVTTYVELALAPPSVDDAHPAFSKLFVQTSRDDASGALLAWRRPRSQEEKPLWAVHLLHAGPEAVGPGEYETDRAKFIGRGHSLADPRCADEKLGGSTGAVLDPAFVMRRKLRLEPGGRTVLTAVSGLASSRGEALQLVRELLAPGKPEAAFELAWTLSAIALRQHRLDGAEAAAMQQLAGRILYAPPHAKERAEAIRRNRLGQPGLWPLGLSGDLPIVLLRIEDVADMPFATRLVNGHGYLRRLGIAFDLVLLNESGEGYQQELQDALQLAVQAAVSYPPYTVGGGLFPIASSRLAEEQLLLLETAARVRLRADGPSLGAQLRVVLSEAERKNDSNRDLLMEGTGQASSSEIERDVVGLPPDAFALQLVDWDKSALATRKRTGIAAQPLEPEEELLFFNGWGGFRPDGGNYVIRLRPGQPLPVPWSNVIANPRFGTLVTERGTGYSWFSNSREFKLTPWSNDPVVDPAGELVYVRDEDSGKFWTASPAPGEEREFRIEHGRGYTRLLTRMEGLTQEASVAVHPQDPVKVTELRLRNDSDRPRRLSATAYCAWVLGVSADGVRAVATEWDAEAEALLARNAYQETFREAEAFLMVTADEARSGAMQASHASDRREFIGRGHGPYCPAGMGQPSLGGRSGTAADSCGVVRRELVLAPGEERRLYVVLGAGGTREEALALARKYASPEACASVLPASEAHWQELLGGIEVKTPDKEMDLLLNGWLLYQALSCRVWARTAFFQAGGAYGFRDQLQDSLSLLHARPDLTRRQLLLNASHQYQEGDVQHWWHEETHKGIRTKYTDDLLWLPYASARYAVFTDDWDVFGEKAPYLTSAPLTAEEHERYEATVLSGEEGTLYEHCVRSIEKGLTAGRHGIPLMGIGDWNDGMNSIGDEGRGESVWLGWFLCVVLEKFAPVCLRMGDEVRAAHYRKERERIMAAINEHAWDGEWYRRACTDEGVWIGTNEARECRIDAIAQSWSVISGGAPPERARKAMGSFDRELVDRGLMLARLLTPAFDKTEPTPGYIQGYPPGLRENGAQYTHGVIWSIVAWSELGEGGKAAELFRLLNPVHHAKSTGDVLRYGGEPYVMAADVYTTDTYGGKAGWTWYTGASGWMYQAGLEWILGLSREGGELIVRPRIPAEWPSYAIRYRNGSTQLEIRVLNPHRLRASEAVVVRSGGSPGEAAGEGEAARIPLPEDGGVHRVTLVLERRVTESDMATVHKN from the coding sequence GACATCGCGCTGTCCGGGGCCGTCGTCGCGCAGCTCGTATCCCGGCTGCGGGAGTGGGCGGACGATTCTGAGGAGGTGCGGCGCTGGCTACTGCTTCGGCTCGACAACGGCAGCGACAGCCTTGCCCGCCTGAACGCCTTCGAGACGCGCCTGCAAGCGAGCTACCAGATGCAGGCGGGCCGTCTCATCGGCAGCCTGCGTGCGGCCGAGCGCACGCCTTGGGAGCGGCTGCTCGAGGAGCTCAGCGTGACCGAGCGCGTGCTGCGCGGCGAGGCGAGCGGCATGTATCCGCGGCTCGACGCCGAGAGCCGCGCGACGCTGCGCGGCGCGGCCGCCCGGACGGCGGCGAGGCTCGGCCTGCCGGAGAAGCTCGTGGCCGAGCATGCCGTGCGGCTCGCGGGCGAGGCGCTGGCGCAGGCTCAGGAGCAGCCGGCGGGAGCGGGCCTCGAGCTTCAGGCGCTTGGCCGGCCGGCCGGCCGCGACGGCGCGGGTCCGGCGACGGCGGGCGGCGGCAGGCTGCCGGCGGACGACGCGCCGCATGAGCCGTCCGGCGCAGAGGCGCCGCCCGCTTCGGCGGCGCAGCTCGGGCGGCAGGAGGACCCGGCCGCCGGCCTGCCGCCGCGTGCGGCCTATTCCGCCTACTACTTGCTCGAGCCGGAAGGCCGGCATCGGCTGTGCAGCGAAATCTGCAGCTCCGTCCGCTCGCGGCGCTTGCCGGAGACGGGCCTGCTGCGCCGCCGCAGCGCGGTCTACCTGGCGCTTCTGGCCGGCTTGTTCGCCGTCTGCGCGGCGGTGCTGCTGCTGCTCGTCCGCGGAGCTTCGATGGAGGCTTGGACGGCATGGACATGGCTGGGAGCGGCGCTGCTGCTCCTGCTGCCCGCATCGGAATGGGCAGTCACCCTGCTGCACGGCACGATCGGCCGGACGATGCCGACCCGGCCGCTGCTGCGCTACGATTTTGCCGAGGGGGTGGCGGAAGGGGCGTCCACGCTCATCGTCATCCCGGTCATCTGGTCGACCCGCGAGGAGGTGCGCCAGCTTGCCCGCAGGCTGGAGCTGCACTATCTCGCCAATCGGGACGACCGGTTCCACTTCGCGCTGCTGGGCGACTTTCCCGATGCCGGCGAGGAGCATGCGGACGAGGATGCCGGTCTTGTCGAGCTCGCCGCCGGGGAGATCCGGCGGCTGAACCGCAAGTACGGCAGAGCCGGCGGCACGACGTTCCATCTGCTGCAGCGCCGGCGCGTGTGGAACGAGGCGGAGGGCGTCTGGATGGGCTGGGAGCGCAAGCGCGGCAAAGTCGTCGAGCTCGCCCGCCTGCTCGCGGGCGAAGACGGGACGACGTACGCTTATCGCGAGTCCGACGCGTCCGTCTATGGACGCATCGCCTACGTCATCACGCTCGACGCGGACACGCAGCTGCCGATCGGCAGCGCGCAGCGCATGGTCGGCACGATGCATCTGCCGTACAACGCGCCGCGCCTGAACGCGGCCGGAACCCGCGTCAAGGAAGGCTATGCCGTGCTGCAGCCACGCGTCGCGATCAGCAGCGACAGCGCTTCGTCCTCGCGGCTGGCCGCGCTCTGGGCGGGCACGCCGGGCATCGATCCGTACGCCTTCGCCGTGTCGGACCCGTACCAGGACGGCGTGGGCGAGGGCATCTTCACCGGCAAAGGCATCTTCCATGCCGGGCTGTTCCGCCGCCTGCTGAGCGACCGCATCCCCGACAATACCGTGCTCAGCCACGACCTGCTGGAGGGCGGCTTCCTGCGGGGAGGGCTGCTGTCCGACATCGAGCTCGTCGACAGCCATCCGGCGAGCCTGCGCGCCTGGCAGCTGCGCCTGCACCGCTGGGTGCGCGGCGACTGGCAGCTGCTCTGCTGGCTGAAGCGACAGGTGCGCGACTGCGCGGGCACGCCGCGCCCGGTCGACCTCGGCCCGATCACGCGCTGGCAGATCGTCGACAACCTGCGCCGCAGTCTCGCGCCGCCCGCGCTGTACCTGATCGCGCTGCTCGCTCCGCTGCTGTCGGCAGGCTCCCGCGCGGCGCTGCTCGCCGCAGCGCTGCTGACGGCGCTGCTGCCCGTGCTGCAGGCGCTCGCCGCTCCGGCGTACGTGCTGCGCCATCCGGGCCGGCTCGGAGCGGCGGTGCTCCAGTCCGCGCTGCTGCTCGTCCTGCTTCCGTACCAGACGGCGCTGATGGCCGATGCGATCGCGCGCACGCTCTACCGGACCGGCATCAGCCGCCGCCGGCTGCTCGAGTGGAAAAGCGCCGCCGACATCGAGCGCGCGTCCGACCGCCGGCTGCTGGCGTTCCGCGCGTCCGGCTCGCTGCTGGCGCTGCTCGTGCCGGCAGTTGCATGGCTGGCCGCCGCTCCGGCGGGCCTGCTCGCGCTGAGCGCGGCTCTGGCCGCCGCATGGCTCGCCGCGCCGCTTGCCGCGCTGCTGCTGAACGGCCGTCCGTCCGAGCAGCAGCCGAGGCTGCAGGCGGAGGACCGCCAGGAGCTGCGGGCGCTCGCGGCCTCGATCTGGAGCTATTACGCCGACTTCGCCGGCGAGGAGGACCACTGGCTGCCGCCGGACAACGTGCAGCTCGAGCCGGATCGGGGAGTCGCGCGGCGCACGTCGCCGACGAACATCGGGCTCATGCTTGCCTGCACGGTGACGGCACGCGATTTCGGCTTCATCTCCAGCGGCGAGATGGTCGAGCGCATGAGCCGCACGATGGATTCGCTGGAACGGATGGAGCGCTGGCACGGGCATTTGTTCAACTGGTACGATACGTCGACGCTGCAGCCGCTCCATCCGCGCTACGTCTCGACGGTCGATTCGGGCAACCTCGTCGCCTATCTGATCGCGGCCAAGGCCGGCGTCGAGGAGTACGCTTCCCGTGAAAGCGGACCGTGGACGGAGCAGGGGGCCCGTCTGGCGGAACGGCTCGACGCCTTTGCCGCGCAGACGGACTTCCGGCCGCTCTACAACAGCGAGGCGCAGCTGCTCGCGCTCGGCTACCATGCCGATCAGGATCGCCGGGACGATATCCTGTACGATCTGCTGGCCTCGGAGGCGCGCCAGGCGAGCTTCCTGGCGATCGCGCAGGGCCAGCTGCCCGCGTCGCACTGGTTCCGCCTCGGCCGCTCGCTCACGGTGGTCGGACGCCGGCCGGCGCTGCTCAGCTGGTCCGGCACGATGTTCGAGTATTTGATGCCGGCGCTGCTCATGCGCACGTACCGCGGCTCGCTGTGGGACAGCACGTACCGGGCGGTCGTGCAGCGGCAAAAGGACTATGCCCGGGCCAAGGACGTGCCGTACGGCATTTCCGAATCGGGCTACTACGCCTTCGACTATGACATGAACTATCAGTACCGCGCGTTCGGCGTGCCGGGCCTCGGCTTCCAGCGCGGCCTGGACAAGGAGCTCGTGCTCGCCCCGTACGCGGCGGTCATGGCGCTGCCTTGGGACCCCGTCGAAGGGATGGACAACCTGAAGCGCTTCGAACGCATGGGAGCCAGGGGCAAGTACGGCTTCTACGAGGCGGTCGACCTGCAGCCGTCGCGGCTGCCGGACGGCGACGGCTTCCGGGTCGTGCACAGCTTCATGGCGCATCATCAAGGCATGAGCCTGATGACGCTCGGCAACCTGCTGCTGGACGATTCGATGGTCGACCGGTTCCATGCCGATCCGCGCGTTCAGGCGGCGGAGCTGCTGCTGCAGGAGCGGCTGCCGGACAAGGCGACGGTCATCGCGCCGCAGGCGCTTCGCTCCGGAGCTTCCCGCACGGCCCCGGCCGAGGAGAGCCGAGGCGCGCGGACGTTCGAGCATCCGGTGACGGCCGTGCCGGAGGTCTGCGTGCTCTCCAACGGCTCGTTCACGTCCTTCGTGACGGCGGACGGCTCGGGCCAGCTGCGGAGCGACGGCTTGTCCTTCACGCGCTGGCGGGAGGACGCGCTGGAGCCGGCCTACGGTCCGGCCGTCTACATCCGCGACCTCAGCGGCGGCCTGTTCTGGTCGCCGAGCTTCTATCCGGTCGGCAGCGAAGGGAGCGGAGCGAGCGCGAGCTTCCGGCTCGACCGGGCGGAGTTCAAGCGGAGCGAGGGCGGGGTCAGCTGCGAGATGGCGATCGTCGTCGCTCCGGAGCATGCGGCTGAGATCCGGACGCTGACGCTGGAAAATGCAAGCCGCGAAACGCGTCTGCTCGAGGTGACCACGTACGTGGAGCTGGCGCTCGCGCCGCCCTCCGTCGACGACGCGCATCCGGCGTTCAGCAAGCTGTTCGTGCAGACGTCCCGGGACGACGCGAGCGGAGCGCTGCTCGCTTGGCGGCGTCCTCGCTCGCAGGAAGAAAAGCCGCTCTGGGCCGTGCATCTGCTGCATGCCGGACCGGAGGCGGTCGGACCGGGGGAATACGAGACGGACCGCGCCAAGTTCATCGGCCGCGGCCACTCGCTCGCCGATCCGCGATGCGCCGACGAGAAGCTGGGCGGATCGACCGGCGCGGTGCTTGACCCCGCGTTCGTCATGCGCCGCAAGCTGCGGCTGGAGCCGGGAGGACGGACCGTGCTGACCGCAGTGAGCGGACTCGCCTCCTCCCGCGGCGAAGCGCTGCAGCTCGTGCGGGAGCTGCTCGCTCCCGGCAAGCCGGAAGCCGCGTTCGAGCTTGCCTGGACGCTCAGCGCCATCGCGCTGCGGCAGCATCGGCTGGACGGGGCCGAAGCGGCGGCGATGCAGCAGCTGGCCGGGCGGATCCTGTACGCCCCGCCGCATGCCAAGGAGCGCGCCGAAGCGATCCGCCGCAATCGCCTCGGCCAGCCGGGCCTATGGCCGCTCGGCCTGTCCGGCGACTTGCCGATCGTGTTGCTGCGCATCGAGGACGTCGCGGACATGCCGTTCGCGACGAGGCTCGTGAACGGACACGGGTACTTGCGCCGGCTCGGCATCGCCTTCGACCTCGTGCTGTTGAACGAGAGCGGCGAAGGCTACCAGCAGGAGCTGCAGGACGCCTTGCAGCTGGCGGTGCAGGCGGCGGTCTCGTATCCGCCGTACACGGTGGGAGGAGGCTTGTTCCCGATCGCCTCGTCGCGTCTGGCGGAGGAGCAGCTGCTGCTGCTCGAGACGGCGGCGCGCGTCCGGCTGCGAGCGGACGGGCCGAGCCTCGGCGCTCAGCTGCGGGTCGTCCTTTCGGAAGCGGAACGAAAGAATGATTCGAATCGCGACCTTTTAATGGAAGGGACCGGACAGGCTTCATCCTCGGAGATCGAGCGGGACGTCGTCGGCCTGCCGCCTGACGCGTTCGCGCTGCAGCTCGTCGACTGGGACAAATCCGCGCTGGCGACCCGCAAGCGGACGGGCATCGCGGCGCAGCCGCTGGAGCCGGAGGAGGAGCTGCTGTTCTTCAACGGCTGGGGCGGGTTCCGTCCGGACGGCGGGAACTACGTCATCCGGCTCCGTCCGGGGCAGCCGCTGCCGGTGCCGTGGAGCAACGTCATCGCCAATCCGCGCTTCGGCACGCTCGTCACGGAGCGGGGAACCGGCTACAGCTGGTTCAGCAACAGCCGGGAGTTCAAGCTCACGCCGTGGTCCAACGATCCGGTCGTCGATCCGGCCGGAGAGCTCGTCTACGTGCGCGACGAAGACAGCGGAAAGTTCTGGACCGCCTCCCCGGCCCCGGGCGAGGAGCGCGAGTTCCGCATCGAGCATGGACGCGGCTATACCCGCCTGCTGACCCGCATGGAGGGGCTGACGCAGGAGGCGAGCGTCGCCGTGCATCCGCAGGACCCGGTCAAGGTGACGGAGCTGCGGCTGCGCAACGACTCGGATCGGCCGCGCCGGCTGTCGGCGACCGCCTATTGCGCCTGGGTGCTCGGCGTCAGCGCGGACGGCGTCCGGGCGGTGGCGACGGAGTGGGATGCGGAGGCGGAGGCGCTGCTCGCCCGCAACGCCTACCAGGAAACGTTCCGCGAGGCGGAGGCTTTCCTCATGGTGACGGCGGACGAGGCGCGGTCCGGCGCCATGCAAGCGAGCCATGCCTCGGACCGACGCGAGTTCATCGGCCGCGGACACGGCCCGTATTGCCCCGCCGGGATGGGCCAGCCGTCACTCGGGGGGCGGTCCGGCACGGCGGCGGACAGCTGCGGCGTCGTCCGGAGGGAGCTTGTGCTCGCTCCGGGCGAGGAGCGGCGGTTGTACGTCGTGCTCGGCGCGGGCGGGACGCGGGAAGAAGCGCTCGCCTTGGCGCGCAAGTATGCTTCGCCCGAAGCCTGCGCGTCCGTGCTGCCGGCTTCGGAGGCGCACTGGCAGGAGCTGCTCGGCGGCATCGAGGTGAAGACGCCGGACAAGGAGATGGACCTGCTGCTGAACGGCTGGCTGCTGTACCAGGCGCTGAGCTGCCGCGTCTGGGCGCGGACCGCCTTTTTCCAGGCCGGCGGCGCTTACGGCTTCCGCGACCAGCTGCAAGACTCGCTCTCCTTGCTCCACGCTCGGCCCGACCTGACCCGCCGGCAGCTGCTGCTCAACGCCTCGCATCAGTATCAGGAGGGCGACGTGCAGCACTGGTGGCATGAAGAGACGCATAAGGGCATCCGCACCAAGTACACCGACGACCTGCTCTGGCTCCCTTACGCGTCAGCCCGCTACGCGGTCTTCACCGACGACTGGGATGTCTTCGGCGAGAAGGCTCCCTACCTGACGAGCGCTCCGCTGACCGCGGAGGAGCATGAGCGCTACGAGGCGACCGTGCTGTCGGGCGAGGAGGGAACGCTGTACGAGCACTGCGTGCGGTCGATCGAGAAAGGGCTGACCGCGGGCCGCCACGGCATCCCGCTCATGGGCATCGGCGACTGGAACGACGGCATGAACTCGATCGGCGACGAGGGCAGGGGCGAGAGCGTCTGGCTCGGCTGGTTCCTGTGCGTCGTGCTGGAGAAGTTCGCGCCGGTCTGCCTGCGGATGGGCGACGAGGTTCGCGCGGCCCACTACCGCAAGGAGCGCGAGCGGATCATGGCGGCGATCAACGAGCATGCGTGGGACGGGGAATGGTATCGCCGGGCCTGCACCGACGAAGGCGTCTGGATCGGCACGAACGAAGCCCGGGAATGCCGGATCGACGCGATCGCGCAGTCCTGGTCGGTCATCTCGGGCGGCGCTCCGCCGGAGCGCGCCCGCAAGGCGATGGGCTCGTTCGACCGGGAGCTCGTCGACCGCGGCCTCATGCTGGCGCGGCTGCTGACGCCGGCCTTCGACAAGACCGAGCCGACGCCGGGCTACATCCAAGGCTATCCTCCCGGCCTGCGCGAGAACGGCGCCCAGTATACGCACGGCGTCATCTGGAGCATCGTCGCCTGGAGCGAGCTCGGGGAAGGCGGCAAGGCGGCGGAGCTGTTCCGCCTGCTGAACCCGGTCCACCATGCCAAGTCGACCGGCGACGTGCTCCGCTACGGCGGCGAGCCGTACGTCATGGCGGCGGATGTCTATACGACCGATACCTACGGCGGCAAGGCCGGCTGGACCTGGTACACCGGAGCTTCCGGATGGATGTACCAGGCCGGGCTGGAGTGGATCCTCGGCCTCAGCCGCGAAGGCGGCGAGCTGATCGTGCGCCCGCGCATTCCGGCGGAATGGCCTTCGTACGCGATCCGCTACCGCAACGGTTCTACGCAGCTGGAGATTCGCGTGCTCAACCCGCATCGGCTCCGCGCTTCGGAGGCGGTCGTCGTCCGCAGCGGAGGATCGCCTGGCGAGGCCGCCGGCGAGGGCGAGGCGGCGCGGATTCCGCTGCCGGAGGACGGCGGCGTTCACCGCGTCACCTTGGTGCTGGAGCGTCGCGTGACGGAATCTGACATGGCAACGGTGCATAAAAATTGA